The following coding sequences are from one Granulicella arctica window:
- a CDS encoding flagellar basal body P-ring protein FlgI, whose translation MLLLLGVLAGIYLLPESAFAETRREARIKDIASIEGIRDNQLVGYGIVVGLQGTGDSQQTTFPTQTLAATLLRMGVSVPATSIRVQNLAAVFISASLPPFARPGTKLDVTVSSAGDARSIEGGLLLMTPLYGPDGKIYAQAQGPLVVGGYSVSANGNMKQVNFPTTARVPAGAMVERGVPLELAGRNEFSLLLNDADFLSAEAMAQTINKELGRSAARAVDSRRITLSVAGGEEIPALLGRVESIEVPFYPRAKVVVNERTGTVVIGGTVVLQAVSILHGGLTVNIVSEYQVSQPNAFSSTGKTQVVQQTRVDAKDKPVNRIELKEGSTVDDLVRNLQQIGATARDVISILQAMKAAGALEAEIEVL comes from the coding sequence ATGTTGCTGCTGCTTGGCGTGCTGGCAGGGATCTATCTGTTGCCTGAGTCGGCGTTTGCGGAAACTCGGCGTGAGGCGAGGATCAAAGATATCGCGTCGATTGAGGGGATTCGGGACAACCAGCTTGTTGGCTACGGGATCGTGGTGGGATTGCAGGGGACGGGAGACAGCCAGCAGACTACGTTTCCGACGCAGACGCTGGCGGCGACGCTGCTGCGGATGGGAGTGAGTGTACCGGCGACTTCGATTCGGGTACAGAATCTAGCGGCGGTGTTTATTTCGGCGTCGCTGCCTCCGTTTGCCAGGCCGGGGACGAAGCTGGATGTAACAGTGTCGTCGGCTGGTGATGCGCGCAGCATCGAGGGCGGACTGCTGCTGATGACTCCGCTGTATGGGCCGGATGGAAAGATCTATGCGCAGGCGCAGGGGCCGCTGGTGGTGGGTGGGTATTCGGTTTCGGCGAATGGAAATATGAAGCAGGTTAACTTCCCGACGACGGCGCGGGTTCCGGCCGGGGCGATGGTGGAGCGCGGCGTGCCGCTGGAGCTGGCTGGGAGAAATGAGTTCTCGTTGCTGCTGAACGATGCGGACTTTTTGAGCGCCGAGGCGATGGCGCAGACGATCAACAAGGAACTGGGGCGCTCGGCGGCACGGGCGGTCGATAGTCGGAGGATTACGTTGTCGGTGGCTGGCGGGGAAGAGATTCCGGCGCTACTGGGAAGAGTGGAGTCGATCGAGGTACCGTTCTATCCGCGGGCGAAGGTGGTGGTGAATGAGCGAACGGGGACGGTGGTGATCGGCGGAACGGTGGTGTTGCAGGCTGTGTCGATTTTGCATGGCGGGCTGACGGTGAACATCGTGAGCGAGTACCAGGTGTCACAGCCGAACGCGTTTTCGAGCACTGGAAAGACGCAGGTGGTGCAGCAGACGCGAGTGGATGCGAAAGACAAGCCGGTGAACCGGATCGAGCTGAAAGAGGGATCTACCGTGGATGATCTGGTAAGGAATTTGCAGCAGATTGGGGCCACGGCACGCGATGTGATCTCGATCCTACAGGCAATGAAGGCCGCCGGCGCGCTTGAGGCGGAGATTGAGGTGCTATGA
- the flgM gene encoding flagellar biosynthesis anti-sigma factor FlgM, whose amino-acid sequence MTYTSGINNLTHSLTTQATSLQKPVVNTRTSDTATGSAGSANASDQASLSSTSTLIAQALSVSDVRADKVANVQQAIAAGTYNVSSGDVADKLMESLRG is encoded by the coding sequence ATGACCTACACAAGCGGAATTAACAACCTGACACACTCTCTCACAACGCAGGCCACTTCGTTGCAGAAGCCGGTGGTCAACACACGCACCTCAGATACCGCGACTGGCAGTGCGGGATCGGCGAATGCGAGTGATCAGGCAAGCCTCAGCTCAACGAGCACGCTGATCGCGCAGGCGCTTAGTGTATCGGATGTGCGCGCGGACAAGGTTGCCAATGTGCAGCAGGCGATCGCTGCGGGAACCTACAACGTATCGTCCGGAGATGTGGCCGACAAGCTGATGGAATCTTTGCGGGGATGA